From a single Collibacillus ludicampi genomic region:
- a CDS encoding macrolide family glycosyltransferase: MARVLLINGGSEGHINPTLGVVQELIRRGEEVVYFVAEQFRDRVEPTGAEVITFDSGKFLEAFLAGGRNFWARVGGLLRTADIVIPSVLEQTKGKRFDYIIHDSMFGCGRLLAQILDLPAINSCTSFAFQQNSFDSLRDHLSRHFPADVNERAQQEFQQLVSNVQAKYNVQVGSAYEVFCNPAPLTIVYTSKRFQPDGESFDESYKFVGPSIAPRSHGQFDFSHVDTDNLIYISLGTVFNQAVDFYKLCFEAFANTKYTVILSVGRQTHIAKLGDIPANFIVRNYVPQLEVLQHAKLFITHGGMNSTSEGLYYGVPLIVLPQSADQPIVARRVAEIGAGIHLNQEGLTAGDLREAAERVLKDASIRKVCVEIGDSFRAAGGYHRAVEEIFEYKRSVGITK, from the coding sequence ATGGCACGCGTTTTGCTGATCAACGGAGGTTCCGAAGGACATATCAATCCAACCCTCGGTGTGGTTCAAGAACTTATCCGTCGTGGCGAAGAGGTGGTTTACTTTGTGGCGGAACAATTTCGTGATCGCGTCGAGCCAACGGGCGCAGAGGTGATCACGTTCGATAGCGGCAAATTTTTGGAGGCGTTCCTTGCTGGAGGAAGAAATTTTTGGGCTCGAGTGGGTGGACTTTTGCGCACCGCCGACATCGTCATTCCCAGTGTCCTGGAGCAAACAAAAGGAAAACGTTTTGATTACATCATTCATGACTCGATGTTCGGCTGTGGGCGTTTGCTTGCACAAATACTTGACCTGCCGGCAATCAACTCGTGCACGAGTTTTGCATTTCAACAAAACAGCTTTGACAGTCTGCGAGATCACCTCTCGCGCCATTTTCCAGCAGACGTGAATGAACGTGCACAACAGGAGTTTCAACAGCTGGTCAGTAACGTGCAAGCGAAATACAATGTGCAAGTTGGCTCCGCCTATGAGGTTTTCTGCAATCCTGCGCCATTGACCATCGTCTACACGTCGAAACGCTTCCAACCCGATGGAGAAAGTTTCGACGAATCGTACAAGTTTGTTGGACCGTCTATCGCTCCGCGCTCACACGGTCAATTTGATTTTTCTCATGTAGACACGGACAACCTGATTTACATATCACTCGGTACCGTGTTCAATCAAGCAGTGGATTTTTACAAGCTCTGCTTTGAGGCGTTTGCAAACACGAAGTACACAGTAATTCTATCCGTTGGTAGACAAACCCATATAGCGAAATTGGGAGACATTCCTGCGAATTTCATTGTCCGCAATTACGTACCGCAACTCGAAGTGCTGCAACACGCCAAATTGTTTATCACACACGGCGGTATGAACAGTACAAGTGAAGGTCTTTATTACGGTGTGCCGCTGATTGTGCTTCCCCAAAGCGCCGACCAACCTATTGTTGCGCGACGTGTGGCTGAAATCGGTGCGGGCATCCACCTCAATCAAGAAGGCTTAACCGCGGGAGATCTTAGAGAGGCAGCGGAACGAGTGCTCAAGGATGCGTCAATCAGAAAGGTATGCGTTGAAATTGGAGATTCGTTCCGAGCTGCGGGTGGGTATCATCGAGCCGTCGAGGAAATCTTCGAGTATAAACGAAGCGTAGGCATCACGAAATGA
- the lepB gene encoding signal peptidase I — MSDSLQEKSEPERKEKAKNEMWDWIRSIAIALLLALLIREYMFAIFMVDGESMIPTLQDHERLVVNKLIYHIHKPQDGEIIIFKYPADPSKDFVKRVMATPGETIEVKNNKVYRNGQPLDERYLVEPTLGHFGPVTVPPGHVFAMGDNRNYSKDSRDPSVGFVPYDNIVGRADLVIWPFNKFNLFPYQVKGETK; from the coding sequence ATGTCAGACAGCCTGCAGGAGAAGAGCGAACCTGAAAGAAAAGAGAAAGCGAAAAATGAAATGTGGGACTGGATCCGTTCTATCGCAATCGCGCTTCTCCTCGCGTTACTGATCCGTGAATACATGTTCGCGATCTTCATGGTTGACGGGGAATCCATGATCCCAACGTTACAAGATCATGAGCGTCTGGTTGTGAATAAATTGATTTATCACATACATAAACCTCAAGACGGGGAGATTATCATTTTCAAGTACCCGGCAGACCCTAGCAAGGACTTTGTCAAGAGGGTCATGGCAACGCCAGGTGAAACGATCGAAGTAAAGAATAATAAAGTGTATCGGAATGGACAACCTCTTGATGAACGCTATTTGGTTGAGCCGACATTGGGGCACTTCGGCCCGGTAACTGTTCCTCCGGGACATGTTTTTGCGATGGGAGACAATCGTAATTATTCAAAAGACAGTCGCGACCCGTCCGTCGGGTTCGTTCCTTATGACAACATTGTCGGCAGGGCCGATCTCGTAATCTGGCCGTTTAACAAATTCAATTTGTTTCCATATCAGGTTAAAGGTGAGACGAAATGA
- the ylqF gene encoding ribosome biogenesis GTPase YlqF: MTIQWFPGHMAKARREVSEKLKLIDLVLELVDARLPLSSRNPMMGEITQQKPRLVLLNKADLADPLITRQWEEWFQAEGTPAIPVVATQGDGLRRIESEAKKLVKPKMEAMMKKGIRPRAVRAMILGIPNVGKSSLINRMAKKNIAKTGDKPGVTRTQQWIKVGKEFELLDTPGILWPKFDDPQVGLRLAATGAIKDEILDSDREEITYFLVRYLQSHYPGALEERYKLEELPEDPWDAVLLIGKKRGMIRAGGHIDTMAACELILREFRSGMLGRITLEQPGKEQTDQDPNREVPPLD, from the coding sequence ATGACGATCCAATGGTTTCCTGGCCATATGGCCAAAGCGCGCAGGGAAGTCAGTGAAAAACTCAAATTGATTGATTTGGTGCTCGAGCTTGTAGACGCTCGCTTGCCTTTATCCAGCCGCAACCCTATGATGGGTGAGATCACGCAACAAAAACCCCGGCTCGTGCTTTTGAATAAAGCCGACCTTGCTGATCCATTGATCACACGGCAATGGGAAGAATGGTTCCAAGCGGAGGGGACTCCCGCGATTCCTGTGGTAGCGACACAGGGGGATGGGTTGCGCAGAATCGAAAGCGAAGCGAAAAAACTCGTGAAGCCGAAAATGGAAGCGATGATGAAAAAAGGGATTCGTCCCCGTGCGGTGCGCGCCATGATACTGGGAATCCCAAATGTAGGAAAATCTTCCTTGATCAATCGCATGGCGAAAAAAAATATAGCAAAAACGGGGGATAAGCCTGGTGTCACGAGAACGCAACAGTGGATCAAAGTAGGCAAGGAATTCGAATTGCTTGACACACCGGGGATCTTGTGGCCGAAGTTTGATGATCCGCAGGTAGGGCTTCGTTTGGCCGCTACAGGTGCGATCAAAGATGAGATTCTCGACTCGGATCGCGAGGAAATCACATATTTTCTCGTTCGCTATTTGCAATCCCATTATCCCGGTGCTCTTGAGGAACGATACAAGCTCGAAGAACTTCCTGAAGATCCATGGGATGCGGTGCTTCTGATCGGCAAGAAAAGGGGCATGATCCGTGCGGGAGGCCACATCGACACGATGGCTGCTTGTGAACTCATTCTGCGAGAATTTCGCTCAGGAATGCTCGGCAGGATTACGCTCGAACAACCGGGTAAAGAACAGACGGATCAGGATCCGAATCGGGAGGTGCCTCCGCTTGATTGA
- a CDS encoding ribonuclease HII produces MKKMSIQAIRSQLDQDPPSDEMIRLMLQDARSGVRKLAETLLRKREKEYTLQQRLESMRMYEREAYARGYRLVAGIDEAGRGPLAGPVVAAAVILPEDAYIRGINDSKKLRPQERESLYSTICETAVSYGIGIVDASYIDTYNILQATYEAMRLAVENLSVKPDLLLNDAVTIPSVSMEQIAIIKGDACSQSIAAASILAKVTRDRLMIEYAKQYPEYGFDHHMGYGTAEHLEALQKYGPTPLHRRSFAPVKSILG; encoded by the coding sequence TTGAAGAAAATGTCAATCCAAGCGATCCGGAGTCAATTGGATCAGGATCCTCCCTCAGATGAAATGATCCGGTTGATGCTGCAAGACGCGCGCAGCGGTGTGCGGAAATTGGCGGAAACCCTTTTGCGGAAGAGAGAGAAAGAGTACACTTTGCAACAGAGACTGGAAAGCATGCGTATGTATGAGCGGGAAGCGTATGCGAGAGGCTATCGTCTTGTAGCGGGAATCGACGAAGCGGGGCGGGGCCCTCTGGCAGGACCCGTCGTGGCCGCAGCGGTGATCCTGCCCGAAGATGCTTACATCCGAGGAATTAATGATTCCAAAAAACTGCGCCCGCAGGAACGAGAGTCTTTGTATTCGACGATTTGTGAAACAGCTGTCTCGTATGGAATCGGCATCGTTGACGCGTCATATATCGATACATACAATATTCTGCAAGCAACGTATGAAGCGATGCGCCTCGCCGTGGAAAACCTGAGTGTCAAACCGGATCTGCTGTTAAATGATGCTGTCACCATTCCGTCCGTCAGTATGGAGCAGATCGCGATCATTAAAGGAGATGCTTGCTCTCAATCGATCGCAGCTGCATCCATTTTGGCTAAGGTGACGCGAGATCGCCTGATGATCGAGTATGCGAAGCAATATCCCGAATACGGATTTGATCATCATATGGGTTACGGAACGGCCGAACACCTTGAGGCGTTGCAAAAATACGGCCCCACCCCGTTGCATCGCCGTTCCTTTGCGCCGGTGAAGAGTATTTTAGGCTAG
- a CDS encoding EscU/YscU/HrcU family type III secretion system export apparatus switch protein: MREKPKYAAALSYNPETDLAPRIVAKGRGEVAAKILAYAKENGLPIQENRELVETLLTLDLGQEIPSELYRVVAEILSFVYRLEGKGR, translated from the coding sequence ATGAGAGAGAAACCGAAATACGCGGCTGCCCTTTCTTATAACCCTGAGACGGATCTCGCTCCGCGTATTGTAGCCAAGGGGCGGGGAGAAGTAGCGGCAAAGATTCTCGCATACGCCAAGGAAAATGGCCTGCCGATTCAAGAAAATAGGGAGCTTGTGGAGACGCTGCTGACGTTGGATCTCGGACAAGAAATCCCTTCGGAACTTTATCGGGTGGTTGCGGAAATTCTCTCATTTGTGTATCGTCTCGAAGGAAAGGGAAGATGA
- a CDS encoding YraN family protein, whose translation MKVRRKELGRKAEKAAKNYLEQCGFHVEFVNWRCQQGELDLIAWEGNTLVFVEVRSRSTAGQRFGTALEAVDQRKQRQVRHVAAMFLQTLKRPFTSLRFDVIAVEFHEGEHAEITHIRNAF comes from the coding sequence ATGAAAGTCAGGAGGAAGGAATTGGGACGTAAAGCGGAGAAGGCGGCTAAGAATTATCTGGAACAGTGCGGTTTTCATGTAGAATTTGTCAATTGGCGTTGCCAGCAGGGGGAACTTGATCTGATCGCATGGGAAGGAAACACGCTCGTTTTTGTCGAAGTCCGATCTCGTTCAACCGCGGGACAACGTTTTGGCACGGCACTCGAAGCTGTTGATCAGCGAAAACAACGACAAGTACGTCATGTGGCCGCTATGTTTCTACAAACTTTGAAACGTCCGTTCACGTCTCTTCGTTTTGATGTAATTGCTGTCGAATTTCATGAAGGTGAGCATGCAGAAATCACTCATATTCGTAATGCTTTCTAA
- a CDS encoding CoA-binding protein has translation MYSNPSNEAIKELLRNAKTIAVVGLSDKPDRTSYQVSAYMQKQGYKIIPVNPQITSSLGEKAYPDLQSVPVPIDIVNIFRRSEEVAGVVEAAIQVGAKAVWAQQGVRDDEAAKEAVKHGLFTVMDQCIAVAHSVLVK, from the coding sequence ATGTATTCCAATCCTTCCAATGAAGCAATCAAAGAATTACTGCGAAACGCAAAGACGATCGCCGTTGTCGGCCTTTCCGACAAACCTGACCGCACGAGCTATCAAGTCTCGGCGTACATGCAAAAACAAGGGTACAAAATTATCCCCGTGAATCCGCAGATCACAAGTTCTTTGGGTGAAAAAGCATACCCGGATTTGCAGAGTGTCCCTGTTCCCATTGATATTGTGAATATTTTTCGCCGTTCAGAAGAGGTGGCTGGTGTGGTGGAAGCGGCCATTCAAGTGGGAGCAAAAGCCGTCTGGGCACAACAAGGCGTTCGTGACGATGAAGCAGCGAAAGAAGCCGTTAAACATGGGTTGTTTACCGTCATGGATCAATGCATTGCCGTCGCCCACAGCGTCCTTGTTAAATGA
- a CDS encoding aromatic acid exporter family protein, translating to MMQFLNIHPPRIGLRVLKTAVATSLALYVASRLHLPGYTFAGVISILAMQQSLIRSLEVAKLQIASSLLGATFGSLVAYFVGGHPVIAGVLVYVLFALHLWLGWKTTMNLAVVTGINALLTFHGNLWVQAFDQFMLVIVGVLSSLLVNLIGPTPYIEKTRMLIDRVSGMQRGLLYMLYDDLTSAEKMPIRQYEQQITDVLSYIEEAQHYAELVIEDKWVPLRKSHGMRTIRSLHIMERQMESIRSMARSVQQIEVDNDMIPRIRKLLRVLIQVQRRMFSQRRIPFRLMDACFENLDRRFAEMELPETREEFLTWSGLYHFYDALKTFYEKIKRLQG from the coding sequence ATGATGCAATTTTTAAATATTCATCCCCCTCGCATCGGTCTCAGAGTATTAAAAACGGCGGTAGCGACCAGTCTAGCATTATATGTGGCATCTAGGCTTCATCTACCGGGATACACATTTGCCGGCGTGATTTCCATTCTCGCCATGCAACAATCTTTAATACGTTCTTTGGAAGTAGCCAAGTTGCAAATCGCATCTTCGTTGTTGGGAGCGACATTTGGGAGTTTGGTCGCTTATTTCGTGGGGGGGCATCCCGTTATCGCCGGGGTTTTGGTCTATGTATTGTTTGCCCTTCATTTGTGGCTCGGCTGGAAGACAACGATGAATCTCGCTGTGGTGACGGGAATCAATGCTTTACTCACCTTTCATGGCAATCTTTGGGTGCAAGCGTTCGATCAATTTATGCTCGTAATCGTCGGTGTCCTTTCTTCACTCTTGGTGAATTTGATAGGACCGACTCCCTATATCGAGAAGACGCGCATGTTGATTGACCGCGTGAGTGGCATGCAACGCGGTCTCTTGTATATGTTATATGATGATCTTACTTCTGCCGAAAAGATGCCAATCCGACAATATGAACAGCAGATTACGGATGTTCTTTCTTATATTGAAGAGGCACAACATTACGCGGAACTCGTGATCGAGGATAAATGGGTTCCTCTGAGAAAGTCTCACGGAATGAGAACGATTCGCTCTTTGCACATTATGGAGCGGCAGATGGAATCGATTCGAAGTATGGCTCGCTCGGTACAACAGATAGAAGTCGACAACGATATGATCCCTCGTATACGGAAATTGCTTCGCGTTCTGATCCAGGTGCAAAGGCGCATGTTTTCTCAAAGGCGCATTCCTTTTCGTTTGATGGACGCTTGCTTTGAAAATCTTGACCGGCGTTTTGCAGAAATGGAATTGCCGGAAACGAGGGAAGAATTTTTGACATGGTCCGGACTCTACCACTTTTATGATGCGTTAAAAACTTTTTATGAGAAAATTAAACGTTTACAAGGGTGA
- the ispG gene encoding flavodoxin-dependent (E)-4-hydroxy-3-methylbut-2-enyl-diphosphate synthase, with amino-acid sequence MYNRKQTRPVKVGNVTIGGNDQVIIQSMTMTKTHDVKATVEQIHRLEEAGCQVVRVTVNTEEAAAAIKDIKKEISIPLVADIHFDYKLALKAIENGIDKVRINPGNIGRREKVEAVVKACKERGIPIRIGVNAGSLEKHILEKYGYPTADGMLESALDHIRILEDLDFRDIIVSMKASDVKLAIEAYRKAAETFDYPLHLGITEAGTLFSGTIKSAAGLGTLLYMGIGNTIRVSLSADPVEEVKVARELLKTFGLVSNAATLVSCPTCGRIEIDLISIANEIEDYLAKIKAPIKVSVLGCAVNGPGEAKEADIGIAGSRGEGLLFRHGKIIRKIPEKDMVAELKKEIDKMAEQYAKTGTIRE; translated from the coding sequence ATGTATAATCGCAAACAGACGCGCCCCGTGAAAGTGGGCAATGTCACAATCGGCGGCAATGATCAAGTCATCATTCAAAGCATGACGATGACCAAAACGCACGACGTCAAAGCGACGGTGGAACAGATTCACCGTCTGGAGGAAGCGGGCTGCCAGGTGGTACGCGTGACTGTGAATACCGAGGAGGCTGCCGCCGCAATCAAGGACATCAAAAAGGAGATTTCAATCCCCCTTGTGGCGGATATTCACTTTGACTATAAGTTAGCGCTCAAAGCGATTGAAAACGGAATTGACAAGGTTCGTATCAACCCGGGGAATATAGGCCGAAGGGAAAAAGTAGAAGCTGTCGTTAAAGCATGCAAAGAACGCGGAATTCCGATCCGAATCGGAGTCAACGCAGGTTCTTTGGAGAAACACATACTTGAAAAATACGGGTATCCAACCGCCGACGGGATGCTGGAGAGCGCGTTGGATCATATCCGTATCCTGGAGGATCTCGATTTCCGCGACATCATCGTATCGATGAAAGCGTCCGATGTGAAGCTTGCCATCGAAGCGTACCGCAAGGCGGCCGAAACGTTTGATTACCCATTGCATTTGGGTATCACCGAAGCGGGAACCCTTTTTTCGGGAACAATCAAAAGCGCCGCAGGACTGGGAACCCTTCTCTATATGGGGATCGGAAACACGATTCGCGTATCCCTCAGTGCCGATCCGGTAGAAGAAGTGAAAGTGGCGCGTGAACTATTGAAGACATTCGGTCTCGTTTCTAACGCCGCAACACTTGTATCCTGCCCCACATGCGGACGGATCGAAATCGATTTGATCAGCATCGCCAATGAGATTGAGGATTATCTCGCCAAGATCAAAGCACCGATTAAAGTATCGGTTCTCGGTTGTGCGGTCAACGGCCCAGGTGAAGCGAAAGAAGCGGATATCGGTATCGCCGGTTCACGCGGGGAAGGATTGCTCTTCCGTCACGGAAAGATCATCCGCAAAATCCCGGAAAAAGATATGGTTGCCGAATTAAAAAAGGAAATTGATAAAATGGCTGAACAGTATGCAAAAACGGGGACCATAAGAGAATAA
- a CDS encoding recombinase family protein yields MAITPQYQIRAAVYGRVSTEEQAERGTIENQLEFGRKYGDLHQIEIVRWYKDDGVSGTIPLESREEGAKLLEDAKKGVFNLLLIYRLDRLGRSARIILNAVHELEQYGVKIRSMTEPFDTGDPNGRFLLTILAGVADLERETILERMWHGANRAAREGRWLGGIVPYGYRVNDESYLEVNEEPLPGMDMSEADVVRLIYRLTVEQKMSTVKIADYLNALGVPPSYTKDGRKVKRGKRQENTAGIWRPSRIRNMIINETYKGIHHYGKRASKERDLILRQVPAIVSEEVWDKAQLVLRENQIESMRNAKRQNLLRGLIRCGCCGLNYGATRFPSSKGTHKPYYICNGKTTYRGPYLGKCPSRNIPAEWIEKKVWDACLAFIENPGEAMKELAATMETRSSCNEDYEAERNLIMKAIEEKEIEKQSILDLFRKKIIGSADVEIQFKKIEQEKASLQERVKVLSEQIEEEQDLLKKFDNLQQLLANLREKLRNNDSFEVRREIVKTLVKEIIIHSHLPNNGRKKPRATVEVRYTFFKGVNHTDARVAFIVRIRSPHVRAPLSKFTDIGANYQGR; encoded by the coding sequence ATGGCAATTACACCACAGTATCAAATCCGCGCTGCTGTCTACGGACGCGTTTCAACAGAAGAACAGGCAGAACGTGGTACAATCGAAAACCAGCTTGAATTCGGCCGGAAATATGGCGATCTCCATCAAATTGAGATAGTTCGCTGGTACAAGGATGATGGCGTGTCTGGTACGATTCCCCTTGAGTCGAGAGAAGAAGGCGCAAAACTGTTGGAGGATGCAAAAAAAGGCGTGTTCAACCTCCTATTGATCTACCGACTTGACCGTCTCGGACGATCGGCACGCATCATTTTGAACGCTGTCCATGAACTCGAACAGTACGGCGTGAAAATTCGTAGCATGACAGAGCCTTTTGACACCGGTGATCCGAACGGGAGATTCCTTTTGACCATTCTCGCAGGGGTCGCAGACTTGGAACGCGAGACCATCCTGGAACGTATGTGGCACGGTGCTAATCGTGCAGCACGAGAAGGCAGGTGGCTTGGCGGTATTGTACCGTATGGATACCGAGTGAACGACGAAAGCTACTTAGAAGTGAATGAGGAACCGCTCCCAGGCATGGATATGAGTGAAGCAGATGTCGTTCGGCTCATCTACCGTCTAACGGTCGAACAAAAGATGTCAACTGTAAAAATCGCAGACTATTTGAACGCACTCGGGGTCCCTCCCTCCTACACGAAAGACGGCCGCAAGGTGAAACGAGGAAAACGTCAAGAAAACACAGCGGGAATATGGAGACCATCGCGGATACGCAATATGATCATCAATGAGACTTATAAAGGTATCCACCACTACGGAAAAAGAGCATCAAAAGAAAGAGACCTTATACTCCGACAAGTTCCGGCAATCGTTTCTGAAGAAGTGTGGGATAAAGCCCAACTAGTCTTACGTGAAAACCAGATAGAATCCATGCGAAACGCGAAGAGACAAAACCTCTTGCGCGGACTTATCCGTTGTGGATGTTGTGGCCTCAATTATGGCGCGACTCGTTTTCCGAGTTCAAAGGGAACACATAAACCTTATTATATCTGCAACGGTAAAACAACTTATCGAGGTCCCTATCTTGGAAAGTGTCCATCGAGGAATATTCCTGCCGAATGGATCGAAAAAAAGGTCTGGGACGCTTGTTTAGCGTTTATAGAGAATCCGGGTGAGGCCATGAAGGAATTGGCAGCTACGATGGAAACAAGGTCTTCTTGTAATGAGGACTATGAAGCAGAAAGAAATCTCATTATGAAGGCCATTGAGGAAAAGGAGATCGAAAAGCAAAGCATTCTTGACCTGTTCAGAAAAAAGATTATCGGTAGTGCCGATGTGGAGATACAGTTCAAAAAGATAGAACAGGAAAAAGCTTCTTTACAAGAACGTGTTAAGGTGCTCTCTGAACAAATTGAAGAAGAACAAGATCTCTTGAAGAAGTTCGATAATCTCCAACAGTTGCTAGCCAATCTCAGAGAAAAGTTGCGAAACAACGACAGTTTTGAAGTTCGTCGAGAGATTGTAAAAACACTTGTCAAAGAAATCATTATCCACTCACACCTGCCTAATAACGGCCGTAAAAAACCGAGGGCAACCGTGGAAGTTCGTTATACCTTTTTCAAAGGTGTTAACCACACGGATGCCCGTGTGGCTTTTATAGTACGGATTCGCTCACCCCATGTACGTGCACCCCTCAGCAAGTTCACAGATATCGGAGCAAATTATCAGGGCCGTTGA
- a CDS encoding ImmA/IrrE family metallo-endopeptidase, with protein MDIKRRVRNLVRKYKTNCPFELAGYLNINVRFKSLPDSYRGFYFRARTRRFIVINDKISEEWQRFVCAHELGHDRLHRGLLGYYFIEQHTLFNPGKYERQANLFAVHLMTAFSEIEEHETLECFYARNGVPQEMVGKF; from the coding sequence GTGGATATCAAACGTCGCGTAAGAAATCTTGTTAGAAAATATAAAACAAACTGTCCATTTGAACTTGCAGGCTATTTGAACATTAACGTACGTTTCAAGAGTCTCCCTGACAGCTACCGTGGATTTTATTTTAGAGCTCGCACACGCCGTTTTATCGTTATAAATGATAAAATATCAGAAGAATGGCAACGTTTCGTCTGCGCCCACGAGCTAGGCCATGATCGTCTCCACAGAGGTTTACTCGGCTACTACTTCATCGAACAACACACCCTCTTCAACCCTGGGAAGTATGAACGGCAAGCCAACCTTTTTGCAGTGCATCTGATGACAGCTTTCAGCGAGATTGAAGAACATGAGACGCTTGAGTGCTTCTATGCTAGGAACGGTGTACCGCAAGAGATGGTGGGAAAGTTTTAA
- a CDS encoding helix-turn-helix domain-containing protein: MESFATRFRLLREQKGWTQDKAAEVLGVSRSTIAGYESEIKGRIPRDETLLKIADIFGVSVDYLLGRTDDPSYTSQTDDMMRKLSSREKREVDKFLKDAEVMFYALPNMSEEDRKRIEDVMIELFFEARELNRQARRKNKEKKEQQGNDTNA; this comes from the coding sequence ATGGAATCATTTGCGACGAGATTCAGGCTTTTAAGGGAACAAAAAGGTTGGACTCAAGATAAAGCAGCGGAAGTACTGGGAGTCTCGCGATCTACGATAGCGGGATACGAATCTGAGATAAAAGGTCGAATTCCCCGTGATGAAACCTTGCTCAAAATTGCTGATATTTTCGGCGTCTCAGTTGACTACCTACTCGGCCGCACCGACGATCCGTCATATACTTCACAAACAGACGACATGATGAGAAAACTCTCTTCCCGCGAGAAAAGAGAAGTGGACAAGTTCCTGAAGGACGCTGAGGTGATGTTCTATGCTCTTCCCAACATGAGCGAAGAGGATCGAAAACGCATTGAAGATGTCATGATCGAACTCTTTTTCGAGGCGAGAGAGTTGAACAGACAAGCGAGGCGTAAAAACAAAGAGAAGAAAGAGCAACAAGGAAACGACACCAACGCTTGA
- a CDS encoding helix-turn-helix transcriptional regulator — MQQRERLIQRRLELNMNHEQVAELAKITRAYYSNIEAGRKTPSMRVAKRIADALQTTVDQIFFEGDVPKRNTA, encoded by the coding sequence ATGCAGCAACGAGAAAGATTAATTCAACGTCGCTTGGAGTTAAATATGAACCACGAGCAAGTAGCGGAACTCGCAAAAATAACAAGAGCATACTATTCAAACATTGAAGCCGGAAGAAAAACACCTTCTATGAGGGTAGCGAAAAGAATCGCTGACGCTCTTCAGACAACTGTAGATCAAATTTTTTTTGAAGGTGATGTTCCGAAAAGGAACACAGCTTAA
- a CDS encoding helix-turn-helix domain-containing protein, with product MTSTEVGALLRMCREMAGLSQDALAQQLHSNRNTISRIENGKDMPEIDLFVNWAFATRANGIVEAYLSQQLRGQEQAQAFFQIMHAIRDVAAVLSKFQIA from the coding sequence ATGACATCAACTGAGGTTGGTGCACTGCTTCGAATGTGTCGGGAGATGGCCGGATTGTCACAGGATGCACTCGCTCAACAGTTACATTCAAACAGAAATACGATCTCGCGAATCGAAAACGGAAAAGACATGCCAGAGATTGATCTCTTTGTGAATTGGGCATTTGCGACAAGGGCGAACGGGATCGTTGAAGCCTACTTGTCTCAACAACTCAGAGGTCAGGAACAAGCGCAAGCTTTCTTTCAGATCATGCATGCGATTCGAGATGTTGCTGCGGTACTCAGTAAGTTTCAGATTGCATGA
- a CDS encoding host-nuclease inhibitor Gam family protein: MSLQEQAFQSQEMRESFVIDTKEKAVWALRKLAKIRREMEENQSIADKEIERIKLWLEDVNGALQKDAEYFESLLQAYHRMVLEENPKAKTIKLPHGTLKARKQEPDYIRDEEKLLAWTKENQPEAVKVKENVDWSTLKKMIVSTENGVAIDENGQVIEGITVVDRGIKFSVEVAE, translated from the coding sequence ATGAGTCTACAAGAACAGGCATTCCAGTCGCAAGAAATGCGTGAATCATTCGTTATCGACACCAAGGAGAAAGCCGTCTGGGCTTTGCGTAAACTGGCCAAGATCCGCAGAGAGATGGAGGAAAACCAATCCATCGCAGACAAAGAGATCGAGCGGATCAAGTTGTGGCTAGAGGACGTGAACGGCGCTCTTCAAAAAGATGCAGAGTATTTTGAGAGCTTGCTTCAAGCGTACCATCGCATGGTACTTGAAGAGAATCCGAAAGCAAAAACCATCAAATTGCCGCACGGTACGCTAAAGGCCCGCAAACAAGAACCGGATTACATCAGAGATGAAGAAAAGCTTCTTGCGTGGACAAAAGAGAATCAGCCAGAAGCGGTCAAGGTTAAGGAGAACGTCGATTGGTCGACGTTAAAGAAAATGATCGTCAGCACGGAAAACGGCGTCGCCATTGACGAAAATGGTCAGGTGATCGAGGGCATTACGGTGGTGGATCGTGGCATCAAATTCTCGGTGGAGGTGGCTGAGTAA